Below is a genomic region from Eupeodes corollae chromosome 1, idEupCoro1.1, whole genome shotgun sequence.
GTTGCGTCATTTAAGAACTTTGTCCACGTTTACgacaaatttaattgttttaattaattattgcaagacaaaaaaaaacacgtttttttcgatgaaaagcacaaacaatttttttttattttttcacaaactACTTTAAAACGTGGTTTATCTCACTTCTTTTGAATTGTGGATTAGATATCGATAACgagaactaaaaaaagaataactttcGGTTGAATCATTCGTTCATAAGGCCCAATTATAATTTTAAGCAGCGATTTCTATGTACATTGACATAAGTAAATAACGAGTGCTTGCAGTTAGCCATAATGCGAAACAAAAGTTTACTGACTATTTTGAAATAGTATGCTACATTAGCGTTATGTCTGATTTTGCAAAAGTTCCCTATCATTAGATGAATGTGTCAATATTTTGAATGGTAACCGAAATTGGAAGTCTTCTATAGGACGTGTCTCTCAAATGCGAAAAAATATCGAGaccaatatttaaatatgttttgaatAAAGAAGTTCTGCAACCCATatttaaacactttaaaaacttCCTGTTGTTTCGTTTTTTACCAAGTTCTGAAAAAACAATGATCTACCGTtctgttttgactaaactaaaagtcaaaattaataattttgccTGGAAATTgttatacgaaaataaaaatgcttgtaagatagatttttttcttccCTATAAGTAtcacaataatttaatttgtatcaatgatttttttctttttgttttgactaaactaaaaatcacaaaagtatacgcataaatttaaattttacttaatttatgaACATAgcacaaatttgaaattttaaaatttctttctcaacgtaaatttttagttttaattttgctaTTGTAATATctcattataataataattgtatacactgatttaaaataaaaatgaattgaattgatttgaaatatttctaagatttctgagaACTTTCTGAGTCAGATTGACGGAGTAGGAGATGATTTATTTTCACCTAGAAATCAAATaagctttgtatttcttttcttccCTTAAGAATTGTGCGATagagaattcttgagaaatcgaatcattaaaattgaattctcaGACTATTGAcagcaaatttaagaaatttgcatgtttaattttgattatatttctgagaatacaaAAGTCTCCGAAATCTTAGAAATGTTAACTTAAATAATATCATCCGATTAATGTTTTTCATTACATATAAAAACtcaacttataaaattaaatcaaagatttACATTTCCCagtaatcatcatcatcaaaacaaaaacaataaacgtaagacaatattaaattaaaaagttttttcaacaattctATCACAGCCAAGTACTCTTATGAGGTTCGTTATTTGAAAAAGGTTCAGTTTCAGATATTGAACAGAGTTCTGAACAAGAATAAACCGGATACCTTGGAAGAAATTCACTCTTCCCCAGGGCATTGTTATCATCTTCATTACAATCTGCTCGAGTCATGTATACAGCTTCTTCATATGATGGCGGTGCTATGAGTTTGGAGAAAATACAAATGTACATAATGTATAAGTTAATAATTCaagcaatattattttaacctACAAATTTGAAGATCATCAAAATCGATTACAGGTTGTGAGTTCCCCGATGAAATTGTAGATACTTGCTCTTCAAATATATCGATGTCTTCAGTTCTCGATGAAGGATTTATCTGGAAATTGTTTAGACTCGGTAATGGCTGATAATTAACCACATCAACCATCGGAACGTTTCCAATTGTAATCGGAATGGTAATGAGAGGATTATGATGAATTTTTTGGAGTTTTGCTTCAACTTCTAATtcatatgaaattttaattagacGACACGAATTGAAGCACGTTGGGGGTGTTGCTGGAACGCGAATAAGATGACTAAGAGTTCGAGAAGTCTTAGAGTTTACAGATCCTCCTTTTATTTTAGCCAAATTAAATCTTTCTAAATGCGAATTCATTTTCGGTTGCTGACTGAACAAAGTTACAAGCATCACAAAAGATATCTTCAAATCTATCACTTTAAGCGTACTTTCATTTGTTACAGTGACGGTGGCAATTATATCTTGACCAGGAACAAATCCAGTTTGTGGCAGGAAGACTTTCAACTTTATAGGCTGACTTGTGCAGGGTCCACAGAAATATGTTTTAAAGGTCTCTTGAACAGCAGGAACCtattaatgaaatagttttacttAATACCGTTGCATGAGGAACAACAAATTGTGTTTACCCTGAGAACTGGTGAGTCATAgtttaagttcattaatttAAGAACAGTAAAGCCGCGTGAATACGTTTGATCAAACTTCCATGGGCGTATGAGTACAACTTTTACCAAGTAACGTATGTGACCGTATTTTCCTTCAAACGATGACGGGCACTGTGCAGGGAGAACACATGCAAATGTAAAATTGTGAATTCCAGGCtgtatttcaacattttcacctgaaattataaaaaaagatgtgTATTGGAAAGTGATACAATTTTTGGTTGTCACATACTATCCTTGGATCCTAAAAGGTAAGTTGTAGACGCCAAATAGTCTTCTCTGCCACTGTAGGTGGTCATTTGATTTTGagaatttgattttgattttccatTAATGTTAGAGTGTTCGGTCCATTTTGTACGAGCAAAGCCAATTATTTTTAGAGCGAATcctataattaaattaaaataaggttaggtataaaatttgatttaattaaaattatttagttgAAAGTTTCAAAGGGAGTTATAACAGAGGTAGCACTTATGTAACTACTACCTTCAGGaaatgatatatatatatatttctagtATTGAAGTTCTATTTCAATACTAGAATCAGCCTTATCCTAGATCCAAGTGTGCAATGCTAATTTAAGAAACGCCCTACCAAAGTAACTTTACTCTTATCACTGTAGTTGAAACTATCATAACATAATTTGACCTTTTCTAATTAACGCTTtctatgtttaaatttaaatactcgTACACAAAATGaatgatgtttttttcaattttatatgatTTACATTTTCcttattgcttcctttatcgaacaGAGTGTCAAGTTCTCGTGAATTTAATGCATTGTTTGATTCcatgtttcgtcctatcctcgtaCTGAAATCGCTTTCACGGGctttttcaatgtacacaattctttatTGCTTGGCTTCAACATTTGGGCCAACAACACCAGAGGAAGAGTGTGACGAACCCACTCGAATCTCGGACGTGGAAGGTCTTGACTTATTTCACACCTGACCACTGTGTTATATCTTTTAATTTCTCTTGCTAAAACactcaatttaaagaaagaattcctaagagaaccgtttggcaattcGAGAAAGTCAACTGGGACGGTCACAATTTTCATTTTAGGATATTTAAGTTGCTACTTTGctctgtcgatagtgacgttgacgccagcgctgatatgatcacaagttccTTTGgaactgtaaagaggttattggGTATAaggaggtaagtttccgttgttttaaagccaatggAACTGTgcaaaaccggaataagttcataATGCAGTATAAAATGTTGGTTATAGTATAAAATGTTGGTCATACAAGGGGAAATCTTCCTCTGTCTCCGCTTTTCACTGAGCGTGTTAATGATTCAATGGGGCCAATCTTGTATCGCATTCGTACTGTAGCGAAAGTCCTACAAGATCTCAAGTGCGAAACTactgcataagcttttttaCCATCCTACTTCATTTGTGCAACAcattcctaaaaaaggcgaatcctcctccccctccaATTATTGACCAGTTGCACTTAAGTCGCTTCTTTTCAAAGTCATGGAATTCTAATTAATtatcaatgaaaaaaatatgtcaaatacgaaagtttcttaatgaccggcataACGACTTTTGAAGCAAGAGGTACACTACTAaactcatggttcatctcaccgaacagtagaacaaatttgtatatcgttttggagaaagtaagattattgcacttgataattCTAAAACGTTTGATAGGATCTGGCATccggctctcttatcgaaaatgcctttggttttcatgaatccctcctccattggattagtaataacCTTTCGGATAGTTCAATACAAATAGTACTGAAtcggttcaagtctgaaaatcacataataaatgctggtgtgccccaaggctctgttGTATCTCCTACACTATTTCTGATTTGTATTAATTATCTCCTGTCAGCAACTTCTAATCATTGTTTCGCTGTTAGCATtctta
It encodes:
- the LOC129940479 gene encoding arrestin domain-containing protein 17-like isoform X2, which encodes MKCFEFGFALKIIGFARTKWTEHSNINGKSKSNSQNQMTTYSGREDYLASTTYLLGSKDSENVEIQPGIHNFTFACVLPAQCPSSFEGKYGHIRYLVKVVLIRPWKFDQTYSRGFTVLKLMNLNYDSPVLRVPAVQETFKTYFCGPCTSQPIKLKVFLPQTGFVPGQDIIATVTVTNESTLKVIDLKISFVMLVTLFSQQPKMNSHLERFNLAKIKGGSVNSKTSRTLSHLIRVPATPPTCFNSCRLIKISYELEVEAKLQKIHHNPLITIPITIGNVPMVDVVNYQPLPSLNNFQINPSSRTEDIDIFEEQVSTISSGNSQPVIDFDDLQISPPSYEEAVYMTRADCNEDDNNALGKSEFLPRYPVYSCSELCSISETEPFSNNEPHKSTWL
- the LOC129940479 gene encoding arrestin domain-containing protein 17-like isoform X1 encodes the protein MVVTCEINFDQNSHGTYFAGQTISGCVILNTDKTKTIQGFALKIIGFARTKWTEHSNINGKSKSNSQNQMTTYSGREDYLASTTYLLGSKDSENVEIQPGIHNFTFACVLPAQCPSSFEGKYGHIRYLVKVVLIRPWKFDQTYSRGFTVLKLMNLNYDSPVLRVPAVQETFKTYFCGPCTSQPIKLKVFLPQTGFVPGQDIIATVTVTNESTLKVIDLKISFVMLVTLFSQQPKMNSHLERFNLAKIKGGSVNSKTSRTLSHLIRVPATPPTCFNSCRLIKISYELEVEAKLQKIHHNPLITIPITIGNVPMVDVVNYQPLPSLNNFQINPSSRTEDIDIFEEQVSTISSGNSQPVIDFDDLQISPPSYEEAVYMTRADCNEDDNNALGKSEFLPRYPVYSCSELCSISETEPFSNNEPHKSTWL